One genomic segment of Spirochaeta cellobiosiphila DSM 17781 includes these proteins:
- a CDS encoding ArsR/SmtB family transcription factor, with translation MSKQRLLVINPKQDSKALIALSSEVRLAIYDLLRNQSMNVREIADTLHIPASTAAFNVANMEEAGLIETYSQKATKGSQKICKALYDEILITFEIESEDTAQNTIDMEMPIGLYTDFNVSPPCGLCSAQNMIGYLDVPASFHEAERVKASLLWFQSGYVEYKFPNNSLYESRELEALEFTLELSSEVPGTNTNWPSDIYVSINNVEIGCWTSPGDFGDKRGKFTPDWWKLEGSQYGLLKTWSVAKSGSFIDGKQISNVCLKDLNIKDHHSIKLRIEVKDQAKHVGGVNIFGKSFGNYDRDIHLRLILEK, from the coding sequence CCTCAGAAGTGAGACTAGCAATATATGATCTGCTGCGTAATCAATCCATGAATGTACGTGAGATTGCTGATACACTTCATATACCTGCTTCTACAGCAGCTTTTAATGTGGCGAATATGGAAGAAGCTGGTCTCATAGAAACCTATTCCCAAAAAGCTACTAAAGGGAGCCAGAAAATCTGTAAAGCTCTATACGATGAAATCTTGATTACCTTTGAAATAGAATCAGAAGACACAGCACAGAATACTATTGATATGGAAATGCCTATTGGTTTATACACTGATTTCAATGTTAGTCCGCCCTGTGGCTTGTGCTCTGCTCAAAATATGATCGGATATCTAGATGTGCCAGCTTCCTTTCATGAGGCGGAAAGGGTAAAAGCCAGTCTTCTTTGGTTTCAATCAGGATATGTTGAGTATAAATTCCCTAATAATTCTTTATATGAAAGTAGAGAACTGGAAGCTCTTGAATTTACTTTAGAGCTTTCTTCTGAAGTTCCAGGGACTAACACCAATTGGCCTTCAGATATTTATGTGAGTATTAACAACGTAGAAATAGGCTGTTGGACCTCTCCAGGTGATTTTGGTGATAAGAGAGGTAAGTTTACTCCCGATTGGTGGAAGCTCGAAGGATCACAATACGGATTACTCAAAACCTGGAGTGTTGCTAAATCAGGTTCCTTCATTGATGGTAAACAAATATCAAATGTTTGTTTGAAGGATTTGAATATCAAAGATCATCATTCCATTAAACTACGTATTGAAGTAAAGGATCAGGCTAAGCATGTTGGTGGTGTTAATATCTTTGGAAAATCCTTTGGTAATTATGATCGCGACATCCATTTACGACTAATTCTAGAAAAATAA